From a single Pleurodeles waltl isolate 20211129_DDA chromosome 10, aPleWal1.hap1.20221129, whole genome shotgun sequence genomic region:
- the SOX8 gene encoding transcription factor SOX-8: MTSDLHSRCLACPASPMLTMPLEERDPPGCSSPASSSMSPVDSDSDSTLSPRPPSLVPKAEGPAGESEERFPACIRDAVSQVLKGYDWSLVPMPVRGAGSLKAKPHVKRPMNAFMVWAQAARRKLADQYPHLHNAELSKTLGKLWRLLSDGEKRPFVEEAERLRVQHKKDHPDYKYQPRRRKSVKAGQSDSDSGAELSHHSGSQLYKPDGGLGPMGEGHHHGDHAGQTHGPPTPPTTPKTDLHHGGKQDLKHEGRRLLDSGRQNIDFSNLDIGELSSEVISNIEAFDVHELDQYLPLNGHATIPAEHGQNSAGGPYGAGYPHPTAGSGASAQVWTHKTTTSSSSSSSNEAGQQRTHIKTEQLSPSHYRDQSHSSPTHSDYGAYSTQACASTSSTASVASTFSSAQCDYTDLQSSNYYNPYSAYPSSIYQYPYFHSSRRPYATPILNGLSIPQAHSPTGNWDQPVYTTLTRP, translated from the exons ATGACCTCTGACCTGCACTCCCGTTGCCTCGCCTGCCCCGCGTCCCCGATGCTGACCATGCCCCTGGAGGAGCGGGACCCGCCCGGCTGCAGCAGCCCCGCCAGCTCGTCCATGTCTCCGGTAGATTCGGACTCGGACTCGACGCTGTCCCCGCGGCCCCCGTCGCTGGTGCCCAAGGCGGAGGGCCCGGCGGGGGAGTCGGAGGAGCGCTTCCCCGCCTGTATCCGGGACGCCGTGTCGCAGGTGCTGAAGGGCTACGACTGGTCCCTGGTGCCCATGCCCGTGCGGGGCGCCGGCTCCCTGAAGGCCAAGCCGCACGTCAAGCGGCCCATGAACGCCTTCATGGTGTGGGCGCAGGCGGCGCGCAGGAAGCTGGCCGACCAGTACCCGCACCTGCACAACGCCGAGCTGAGCAAGACCCTGGGCAAGCTGTGGCG ccTGCTAAGTGACGGCGAGAAGCGGCCCTTCGTGGAGGAGGCCGAGCGGCTGAGGGTGCAGCACAAGAAGGACCATCCCGACTACAAGTACCAGCCTCGCCGACGGAAAAGCGTCAAAGCCGGCCAGAGCGACTCGGACTCCGGGGCGGAGCTGAGCCACCACTCCGGCAGCCAGCTCTACAAGCCGGACGGCGGGCTCGGGCCCATGGGAGAAGGTCATCACCATGGCGACCACGCAG GACAGACACATGGACCCCCAACGCCACCTACCACACCAAAAACAGATCTTCACCATGGGGGCAAGCAGGACCTGAAACATGAAGGGCGCAGGCTACTGGACAGTGGCCGCCAGAACATTGACTTCAGCAACTTGGATATCGGTGAACTGAGCAGCGAGGTCATCAGCAACATTGAGGCTTTTGACGTGCATGAGCTTGACCAGTACCTGCCACTCAACGGCCATGCAACCATTCCAGCCGAGCATGGGCAGAACTCAGCAGGTGGACCATATGGTGCTGGCTATCCCCAccccacagctggcagtggggcaTCAGCCCAAGTTTGGACTCACAAAACCACCACctcatcctcctcgtcctcctctaaTGAAGCAGGTCAGCAGAGAACCCACATTAAGACGGAACAACTCAGCCCCAGCCATTACCGCGACCAGTCCCACAGCTCCCCCACACATTCAGATTACGGAGCCTACAGCACGCAGGCATGCGCCAGCACTTCCTCCACTGCTTCAGTGGCCTCAACGTTCTCCAGTGCCCAGTGTGATTACACAGACCTTCAGAGCTCAAACTACTACAACCCTTACTCTGCTTACCCATCCAGCATATACCAGTATCCATACTTTCATTCCTCAAGGCGTCCTTATGCCACACCTATTCTGAATGGCTTGTCCATCCCACAGGCTCACAGCCCGACGGGCAACTGGGATCAGCCTGTCTACACAACCCTGACCAGGCCCTAA